The genomic region CGAACGTGAAGAAGTCTTCCTTCTCATGGAACGCAATCTAGAAGTCATGAAAGCCTCTGTCCAACTTGGCCTCAATGAAAATAAATCTCGTAGTGGCCTGACAGGTGGAGATGCTGCCAAATTGGATCACTACATCAAAAACGGAAAAACTCTGTCAGATTACACGATTCTCTCTGCTGCCCGAAATGCCATTGCAGTCAATGAACACAATGCCAAAATGGGCTTGGTTTGTGCCACTCCGACCGCAGGAAGTGCTGGCTGTCTGCCTTCCGTTCTAACAGCTGCTATTGAAAAATTAGACCTCAGCCACGAGCAACAGCTGGATTTCCTCTTTGCTGCCGGTGCCTTTGGACTAGTCATCGCAAACAATGCCTCTATCTCAGGTGCTGAAGGTGGCTGTCAGGCCGAGGTTGGTTCGGCCTCTGCTATGAGTGCTGCAGCCTTGACTCTAGCTGCCGGTGGAACACCTTATCAGGCCAGTCAAGCCATTGCCTTTGTCATTAAAAATATGCTAGGCCTCATCTGTGACCCTGTTGCCGGCTTGGTCGAAGTTCCCTGTGTCAAACGCAATGCCATGGGAGCTAGCTTTGCCTTCATCGCAGCAGACATGGCCCTGGCAGGTATCGAATCTAAAATCCCTGTGGATGAAGTTATCGATGCCATGTACCAAGTAGGAGCAAGCATGCCAACTGCCTTTCGTGAAACAGCTGAAGGTGGACTCGCTGCCACCCCTACTGGTCGTCGCCTCCAAAAAGAAATTTTCGGAGAATAAGCTTATCAAATAGGAGAAACCATGACCTCTATCTCAGCTATCTTTTTCGATCTGGACGGAACCCTCGTTGATAGTTCTATCGGGATTCACAATGCCTTTACCCATACCTTTAAGGAGCTGGGGGTACCTAGCCCTGATGCCAAAACTATTCGTGGTTTTATGGGACCGCCTCTTGAAAGTAGTTTTGCGACCTGCCTTCCCAAAGAACAAATTTCTGAAGCCGTGCAGATATACCGTTCGTACTATAAGGAGAAAGGCATCCATGAAGCTCAGCTCTTCCCTCATATTGTAGGCTTGCTTGAGAAGTTATCGAGCAATTACCCTCTTTATATCACCACTACAAAGAATACTCCAACCGCTCAAGACATGACTAAAAACTTGGGAATCTATCATTTCTTTGATGGCATTTATGGTTCCAGCCCCGAAGCACCCCATAAGGCAGATGTCATACGCCAAGCCTTGCAGACACATCAACTAGCACCGGAACAAGCCATCATCATCGGAGATACCAAGTTTGATATGCTTGGAGCTCAAGAAACAGGCATTCAGAAATTGGCCGTCACTTGGGGATTTGGAGAGCAAGCAGATCTACTAAACTATCAGCCTGATTATATCGCCCACAAACCCATAGAAGTTTTGAGGTATTTTCAATAACATATACATACGACAAGGCGACGTTAACGTGGTTTGAAAAGATTTTCGAAGAGTATAAGTCTCTACATAACAAAACGCATATTACCAAGGTTTTTCTATTCCTGATAATATGCGTTTTTTGATTGTAAATATTTTTTATTCAACGTGGGTAGTTTGATTGGCAAAGGCGATAATAGCTTGCTTCAACTCATCTCCACTAAGAGTGCGGAACTCTTCAATTTTTTGATCGATTGCTTCTAGAGGCATGACATTAACTTTACCAACGAAAATCTTATCCATAACTTGATTATCAACAAGTTCGGTTGATACCAAGAGTTCTTCGTAGAGTTTTTCGCCTGGGCGGATTCCAACTTCAACAATTGGAATTTCGCTTTCGGTGTGTCCACTTAGAAGGACCATTTTCTTGGCCAAGTCATAAATCTTGACTGGTTTGCCCATATCAAGGATAAAGACTTCTCCATCCTTGGCATAAGCACCAGCATGGATAACCAAACGGCTAGCTTCTGGAATAGTCATAAAGTAACGGGTCATGCGGAAGTCTGTCACCGTTACAGGCCCACCTTCAGCAATCTGGCGTTCAAAGACTGGAATGACACTACCACGGCTACCAAGTACATTCCCAAAACGAACTGCACAGTAGGTTGATTGGCTACGTTGGTTGAAACCAGTGACAATCAACTCAGCCACTCGCTTGGTTGCTCCCATAACATTTGGTGGATTAACCGCCTTATCTGTCGAAATCATAACCATCTTAGGTACTTTGGCTTCATCAACAGCCTTAGCAACGTTGTAGGTTCCACGGATATTGTTTTTGAAGGCTTCTTTTGGATTGCGCTCCATCATAGGAACGTGCTTGTGGGCTGCCGCATGATAAACAATAGCTGGCTTGTACTTTTCAAAGACTTGCAAGAGACGATCATAGTCTTGAATGTCCGCAATCACAGGAACATAATCAATCCCTTGGAACTTACGAATCAATTCATGATAAACAAGGTAAATTGAGTTTTCCCCATGACCGAGCAAGACGATGCGTTCAGGATTGAAGCGACTAACTTGGCGACAGATTTCAGAACCTATTGAGCCACCAGCACCTGTAACCAAGATGGTCTTACCTGTCAGTTCTGCGCCCAGACGCGATTCGTCAAGACGAATTTCCTGACGACCCAAAAGGTCCGTAATATCAATTTTTTGGAAGCCAGTACCTGCTTGGTGAAGTCCCTGAACAACGGTTTCAACCTTAGGCATCTTGTAACATTTGACACCCAGCTTATTACACATCTGCAAGATACGTTCATATTCTGACGGGTCAAGCGACGGAATCGCAACGATAACACGCTCGATTTGATGGCGTTTGGCTAATTCAGGCAGATCATCATATGAACCCAAAACAGGAATTCCACCAAGTTTTTGGCCCTTTTTCTTAGAATCCTTATCCAAAATACCGACAAGTTCTAATTCACTAGTTGGATGTTGGTAACTATCCATAAAGAGAGCTCCACCATCACCGGCACCAATCAAGAAAGTCCGACGGTGTTCTCCATCACCACTTCCCTTTTTGCGTTTAGAGTAGATTAACTGCCAAGTAATCCGTGGCAATAAAATTAAGAAAGTACTCAACAAGATAAAGAGCACGATAAAACGGATGGAGAAGAGAGGCAAGAAGGCATAGCAGATACTATATGACAAGATACTGCTAGCAGTCACACCAAAAAAGATTTTCATGAAATCCGTAATCTTACTGTAACGACTGATACTAGCGTTCAATCCCCAAAATCCAATCATCAATTGATAGAACAGGAAGGCCAAACTCGTGTAGATGATGTAGTCAACAGGTGCTGGATTAATCAATCCGTAGAATAAGATATAAGATACAATGATGGAAACCACCATAC from Streptococcus mitis NCTC 12261 harbors:
- the sdaAA gene encoding L-serine ammonia-lyase, iron-sulfur-dependent, subunit alpha, with protein sequence MFYSIKELVEQADLDFQGNVAELMITTEFELTGREREEVFLLMERNLEVMKASVQLGLNENKSRSGLTGGDAAKLDHYIKNGKTLSDYTILSAARNAIAVNEHNAKMGLVCATPTAGSAGCLPSVLTAAIEKLDLSHEQQLDFLFAAGAFGLVIANNASISGAEGGCQAEVGSASAMSAAALTLAAGGTPYQASQAIAFVIKNMLGLICDPVAGLVEVPCVKRNAMGASFAFIAADMALAGIESKIPVDEVIDAMYQVGASMPTAFRETAEGGLAATPTGRRLQKEIFGE
- a CDS encoding HAD family hydrolase, which encodes MTSISAIFFDLDGTLVDSSIGIHNAFTHTFKELGVPSPDAKTIRGFMGPPLESSFATCLPKEQISEAVQIYRSYYKEKGIHEAQLFPHIVGLLEKLSSNYPLYITTTKNTPTAQDMTKNLGIYHFFDGIYGSSPEAPHKADVIRQALQTHQLAPEQAIIIGDTKFDMLGAQETGIQKLAVTWGFGEQADLLNYQPDYIAHKPIEVLRYFQ
- a CDS encoding polysaccharide biosynthesis protein encodes the protein MNKKLTDYVIDLVEILNKQQKQVFWGIFDILSMVVSIIVSYILFYGLINPAPVDYIIYTSLAFLFYQLMIGFWGLNASISRYSKITDFMKIFFGVTASSILSYSICYAFLPLFSIRFIVLFILLSTFLILLPRITWQLIYSKRKKGSGDGEHRRTFLIGAGDGGALFMDSYQHPTSELELVGILDKDSKKKGQKLGGIPVLGSYDDLPELAKRHQIERVIVAIPSLDPSEYERILQMCNKLGVKCYKMPKVETVVQGLHQAGTGFQKIDITDLLGRQEIRLDESRLGAELTGKTILVTGAGGSIGSEICRQVSRFNPERIVLLGHGENSIYLVYHELIRKFQGIDYVPVIADIQDYDRLLQVFEKYKPAIVYHAAAHKHVPMMERNPKEAFKNNIRGTYNVAKAVDEAKVPKMVMISTDKAVNPPNVMGATKRVAELIVTGFNQRSQSTYCAVRFGNVLGSRGSVIPVFERQIAEGGPVTVTDFRMTRYFMTIPEASRLVIHAGAYAKDGEVFILDMGKPVKIYDLAKKMVLLSGHTESEIPIVEVGIRPGEKLYEELLVSTELVDNQVMDKIFVGKVNVMPLEAIDQKIEEFRTLSGDELKQAIIAFANQTTHVE